From Antennarius striatus isolate MH-2024 chromosome 9, ASM4005453v1, whole genome shotgun sequence, one genomic window encodes:
- the usf2l gene encoding upstream stimulatory factor 2 isoform X1, translating into MDMLEQSLDNASQEKQEEEVIQTSEDGTGDEPTAVTIASVQQAASFGDHNIQYQFRTESGQVTYRVVQVTDQSLEGRDDGGGAVSVVSTAAFAGAPQAVAQAVIQNPFSNGGSPAGEAVGGETRFAYFPATAVSDGTVSVQAAADPTLTQAGGQFYVMMTPPDVIQAGTPRTIAPRTQPYPAEENEPLQQEGLRWKMDGPRTPRDERRRAQHNEVERRRRDKINNWIVTLSKIIPDCNMDSTKTGASKGGILSKACDYIRDLRQSNQRLQERLKEVERIQVDNDLCRQQIEELKNENALLRAQLQQHGIEMVGETPPQ; encoded by the exons ATGGATATGCTCGAACAGAGTCTGGACAACGCAAG TCAAGAAAAGCAAGAAGAAGAGGTCATCCAGACATCTGAAG ACGGGACGGGGGACGAGCCAACAGCTGTTACCATAGCCAGTGTTCAGCAGGCTGCATCATTTGGTGACCATAATATACAATATCAGTTCCGCACCGAGAGCGGTCAG GTGACGTATCGTGTTGTTCAGGTGACCGACCAGTCCCTGGAGGGAAGAGATGATGGAGGGGGAGCAGTGAGCGTCGTTTCCACGGCGGCCTTCGCTGGGGCTCCACAGGCTGTGGCTCAG GCAGTGATCCAGAACCCGTTCAGTAATGGAGGAAGCCCAGCAGGAGAGGCAGTGGGAGGGGAGACGCGCTTCGCTTATTTCCCTGCGACTGCGGTGAGCGATGGGACTGTGTCTGTGCAGGCCGCCGCCGATCCTACGCTCACACAGGCTGGAG GTCAGTTCTACGTGATGATGACCCCCCCTGATGTCATTCAGGCAGGCACACCACGAACCATCGCCCCACGCACTCAACCATACCCTGC AGAGGAAAACGAGCCGCTGCAGCAGGAAGGTTTACGATG GAAAATGGACGGACCGCGGACGCCGAGAGATGAAAGGAGAAGAGCACAACATAATGAAG TTGAAAGGCGGCGACGAGACAAGATTAATAACTGGATCGTCACCCTTTCTAAGATCATCCCAGACTGCAACATGGACAGCACCAAGACGGGAGCG AGCAAAGGAGGCATCCTGTCGAAGGCGTGCGACTACATCCGCGACCTCAGGCAAAGCAACCAGCGGCTGCAGGAGCGACTGAAGGAGGTGGAGAGGATACAGGTGGACAACGACTTGTGCAGGCAGCAG ATCGAAGAGCTGAAGAACGAGAACGCTTTGCTTCGAGCGCAGCTGCAGCAACACGGCATCGAGATGGTGGGAGAGACGCCGCCGCAGTGA
- the usf2l gene encoding upstream stimulatory factor 2 isoform X2, whose translation MDMLEQSLDNASQEKQEEEVIQTSEDGTGDEPTAVTIASVQQAASFGDHNIQYQFRTESGQVTYRVVQVTDQSLEGRDDGGGAVSVVSTAAFAGAPQAVAQAVIQNPFSNGGSPAGEAVGGETRFAYFPATAVSDGTVSVQAAADPTLTQAGGQFYVMMTPPDVIQAGTPRTIAPRTQPYPAKMDGPRTPRDERRRAQHNEVERRRRDKINNWIVTLSKIIPDCNMDSTKTGASKGGILSKACDYIRDLRQSNQRLQERLKEVERIQVDNDLCRQQIEELKNENALLRAQLQQHGIEMVGETPPQ comes from the exons ATGGATATGCTCGAACAGAGTCTGGACAACGCAAG TCAAGAAAAGCAAGAAGAAGAGGTCATCCAGACATCTGAAG ACGGGACGGGGGACGAGCCAACAGCTGTTACCATAGCCAGTGTTCAGCAGGCTGCATCATTTGGTGACCATAATATACAATATCAGTTCCGCACCGAGAGCGGTCAG GTGACGTATCGTGTTGTTCAGGTGACCGACCAGTCCCTGGAGGGAAGAGATGATGGAGGGGGAGCAGTGAGCGTCGTTTCCACGGCGGCCTTCGCTGGGGCTCCACAGGCTGTGGCTCAG GCAGTGATCCAGAACCCGTTCAGTAATGGAGGAAGCCCAGCAGGAGAGGCAGTGGGAGGGGAGACGCGCTTCGCTTATTTCCCTGCGACTGCGGTGAGCGATGGGACTGTGTCTGTGCAGGCCGCCGCCGATCCTACGCTCACACAGGCTGGAG GTCAGTTCTACGTGATGATGACCCCCCCTGATGTCATTCAGGCAGGCACACCACGAACCATCGCCCCACGCACTCAACCATACCCTGC GAAAATGGACGGACCGCGGACGCCGAGAGATGAAAGGAGAAGAGCACAACATAATGAAG TTGAAAGGCGGCGACGAGACAAGATTAATAACTGGATCGTCACCCTTTCTAAGATCATCCCAGACTGCAACATGGACAGCACCAAGACGGGAGCG AGCAAAGGAGGCATCCTGTCGAAGGCGTGCGACTACATCCGCGACCTCAGGCAAAGCAACCAGCGGCTGCAGGAGCGACTGAAGGAGGTGGAGAGGATACAGGTGGACAACGACTTGTGCAGGCAGCAG ATCGAAGAGCTGAAGAACGAGAACGCTTTGCTTCGAGCGCAGCTGCAGCAACACGGCATCGAGATGGTGGGAGAGACGCCGCCGCAGTGA
- the usf2l gene encoding upstream stimulatory factor 2 isoform X3: MINKSATQVTYRVVQVTDQSLEGRDDGGGAVSVVSTAAFAGAPQAVAQAVIQNPFSNGGSPAGEAVGGETRFAYFPATAVSDGTVSVQAAADPTLTQAGGQFYVMMTPPDVIQAGTPRTIAPRTQPYPAEENEPLQQEGLRWKMDGPRTPRDERRRAQHNEVERRRRDKINNWIVTLSKIIPDCNMDSTKTGASKGGILSKACDYIRDLRQSNQRLQERLKEVERIQVDNDLCRQQIEELKNENALLRAQLQQHGIEMVGETPPQ; encoded by the exons ATGATAAACAAATCTGCAACTCAG GTGACGTATCGTGTTGTTCAGGTGACCGACCAGTCCCTGGAGGGAAGAGATGATGGAGGGGGAGCAGTGAGCGTCGTTTCCACGGCGGCCTTCGCTGGGGCTCCACAGGCTGTGGCTCAG GCAGTGATCCAGAACCCGTTCAGTAATGGAGGAAGCCCAGCAGGAGAGGCAGTGGGAGGGGAGACGCGCTTCGCTTATTTCCCTGCGACTGCGGTGAGCGATGGGACTGTGTCTGTGCAGGCCGCCGCCGATCCTACGCTCACACAGGCTGGAG GTCAGTTCTACGTGATGATGACCCCCCCTGATGTCATTCAGGCAGGCACACCACGAACCATCGCCCCACGCACTCAACCATACCCTGC AGAGGAAAACGAGCCGCTGCAGCAGGAAGGTTTACGATG GAAAATGGACGGACCGCGGACGCCGAGAGATGAAAGGAGAAGAGCACAACATAATGAAG TTGAAAGGCGGCGACGAGACAAGATTAATAACTGGATCGTCACCCTTTCTAAGATCATCCCAGACTGCAACATGGACAGCACCAAGACGGGAGCG AGCAAAGGAGGCATCCTGTCGAAGGCGTGCGACTACATCCGCGACCTCAGGCAAAGCAACCAGCGGCTGCAGGAGCGACTGAAGGAGGTGGAGAGGATACAGGTGGACAACGACTTGTGCAGGCAGCAG ATCGAAGAGCTGAAGAACGAGAACGCTTTGCTTCGAGCGCAGCTGCAGCAACACGGCATCGAGATGGTGGGAGAGACGCCGCCGCAGTGA
- the etfb gene encoding electron transfer flavoprotein subunit beta, with amino-acid sequence MSGRVLVGVKRVIDYAVKIRVKPDKTSVVTDGVKHSMNPFCEIAVEEAVKLKEKKLIKEIVAVSCGPQQAQETIRTALAMGADRGIHVEVTGKDYESLGPLQVSKILAALAKKEEAQLVILGKQAIDDDCNQTGQMTAALLDWPQGTFASEVTLEGDTMKVVREIDGGLETIKIKTPAVVTADLRLNTPRYATLPNIMKAKKKKIANVKPADLGLDLTSRLEVLRVDDPPQRQAGVKVETVDDLVGKLKESGRI; translated from the exons ATGTCTGGCCGTGTTCTCGTTGGAGTTAAGCGAGTCATTGACTACGCAGTTAAG ATCCGCGTTAAGCCGGACAAAACTAGCGTGGTGACGGATGGAGTTAAGCACTCAATGAACCCTTTCTGTGAAATCGCTGTGGAGGAGGCAgtcaagctgaaggagaagaagctTATTAAAGAGATTGTGGCTGTCAGCTGTGGACCTCAGCAAGCACAG GAGACCATCCGCACTGCCCTCGCCATGGGAGCAGACCGTGGTATTCACGTGGAAGTGACTGGGAAAGACTACGAGTCCCTTGGACCTTTGCAGGTTTCCAAGATCCTGGCGGCTCTGGCTAAGAAGGAGGAGGCCCAACTTGTCATCCTCggcaaacag GCCATTGATGATGACTGCAACCAGACTGGTCAGATGACAGCAGCCTTACTGGACTGGCCTCAG GGCACTTTTGCATCTGAGGTAACACTGGAAGGAGACACGATGAAAGTGGTGAGAGAAATTGATGGTGGTTTGGAAACTATAAAGATCAAAACCCCAGCCGTGGTTACTGCCGACCTTCGCCTCAACACCCCCAGATATGCAACTTTGCCTAACATCATG AaagccaagaagaagaagattgccAACGTGAAGCCGGCAGACTTGGGGCTGGACCTCACGTCACGATTGGAGGTGCTGAGAGTGGATGACCCCCCACAGAGACAGGCAGGGGTGAAGGTGGAGACTGTGGACGATCTGGTGGGCAAACTGAAGGAGTCGGGGAGGATATAA
- the vsig10l gene encoding V-set and immunoglobulin domain-containing protein 10-like — protein sequence MTWFDRMGRVFLCVLLSFTSQVVNCQVLVSPVSSTQVDVEAGSNVTLDVTISGATEPALHWFMGGIPVVIWTIGSAAPPDIAEGKQKVLTVEQDGSLTFTSVMVNCTGNYTVEITQPGVGTSSATFMLRVFETFENVSLHVTPDFPIEGSEQFALRYSLLQGVVGQQMWFFNDVEITDMSRYSMENQSLVIRGTSRSDAGQYAVVLINPFSDARAQTNVTILYGPDEAMVEANPAQAFYVAGDSLNLSCRAEGFPKPTVGWTFGGQSLSVSPGGILNLTNIQTSQGGTYTCTLVNEKTQRRREQNTTLKVYEKPTGSPVCSVQAVNDVQLRFDCSWLGGTPQAQLAFPALTNTSEGRGNFSLTVDASDDLDGKTITCVVDHQLEQNTCDITARRPANFLPSVGTEVDSDGRIAVSIRCVSTASPEAVVSWFRGSEAVANGTDYQISSNTTQLRIRSLNVDNFLMQNFTCVSRNPLGSQTREIQLKGPTISDSGLFPNQDGTIITLTWEVPPTSIVTGFDIQLRGPDLLSNNGPQTKSSSNQFRTIQQKPGSSRSTDVFGLDPDSTYRFRVIPKARFQDGEPSALHRIGPGDGLSGPAIAGIAAGIPCSILFLILLGVLIYLCFYCCRKRRRQHGYPVARAVEKAITTQADMVPHNLLAGGLKSPPDYNRLQKTPSERSVTLPSFVPPPPVRVATTV from the exons ATGACGTGGTTTGACCGGATGGGGAGAGTTTTTCTGTGCGTTTTACTCAGTTTTACTTCTCAAG TGGTGAACTGTCAGGTGCTGGTCTCACCTGTTAGTTCTACTCAGGTGGATGTTGAAGCTGGAAGCAACGTGACTCTGGATGTGACCATCAGCGGCGCCACAGAACCAGCGCTGCACTGGTTCATGGGAGGTATCCCAGTAGTTATCTGGACCATCGGCTCAGCTGCCCCACCAGACATAGCGGAGGGCAAACAGAAGGTGCTGACGGTGGAGCAGGATGGAAGCCTTACCTTTACAAGTGTGATGGTTAATTGTACCGGGAACTACACGGTGGAGATTACCCAGCCTGGGGTGGGAACGTCCTCTGCTACCTTCATGTTGAGAGTATTTG AAACTTTTGAGAACGTGTCTCTTCACGTCACTCCAGACTTTCCCATCGAGGGATCCGAGCAGTTCGCCCTGCGGTACAGTCTGCTTCAGGGCGTGGTTGGGCAGCAGATGTGGTTCTTCAACGACGTGGAGATAACAGACATGTCGCGCTACTCCATGGAGAACCAGAGTCTTGTGATCCGCGGGACGAGCCGAAGCGATGCGGGACAGTACGCCGTGGTACTGATCAACCCCTTCAGCGACGCAAGAGCTCAGACGAATGTCACAATTTTGT ACGGACCAGATGAGGCAATGGTCGAGGCCAATCCGGCTCAGGCTTTCTACGTGGCAGGAGACTCCTTGAACCTGTCCTGCCGGGCTGAAGGCTTCCCGAAGCCAACTGTTGGGTGGACCTTTGGTGGTCAGAGTCTCTCTGTTTCGCCTGGGGGAATCCTAAACCTTACAAATATACAGACGAGTCAAGGAGGCACGTACACCTGCACCCTGGTCAACGAGAAGACCCAACGACGGAGGGAACAGAACACCACTCTGAAGGTTTATG AAAAGCCGACGGGCAGCCCGGTGTGTTCTGTGCAGGCGGTGAATGACGTCCAATTGCGGTTTGACTGTAGCTGGTTGGGGGGGACCCCACAGGCCCAGCTCGCCTTCCCAGCACTGACCAACACCAGCGAGGGAAGAGGCAACTTCAGCCTGACCGTCGATGCCTCCGATGACCTTGATGGGAAAACCATCacctgtgtggtggatcatcagCTGGAACAGAAcacgtgtgacatcacagctc GTAGACCGGCGAACTTCCTTCCCTCTGTGGGAACAGAAGTGGACTCTGATGGCAGAATAGCGGTCTCCATCCGGTGCGTCAGTACCGCCTCGCCGGAGGCTGTGGTGTCGTGGTTCAGAGGCAGCGAGGCGGTCGCCAACGGGACCGATTACCAGATCAGCAGTAACACGACTCAGCTCAGGATTCGCAGTTTGAACGTCGACAACTTCCTCATGCAAAACTTCACCTGCGTCAGTCGCAACCCGCTGGGCAGCCAGACGAGGGAAATCCAGCTGAAAG GACCGACCATCTCAGATTCCGGGTTGTTCCCTAATCAAGATGGAACCATCATCACGTTGACCTGGGAGGTCCCGCCCACTTCTATCGTCACGG GTTTCGACATCCAGCTGAGAGGGCCCGACCTCCTGAGCAACAATGGCCCCCAAACTAAAAGCAGCTCCAACCAATTCCGCACCATCCAGCAGAAACCTGGATCCTCCAGGAGCACGGACGTCTTCGGACTTGATCCCGACTCCACGTACAGATTCCGGGTCATCCCCAAAGCTCGATTTCAGGACGGGGAACCGTCTGCGCTGCACAGAATTGGTCCGG GTGACGGTCTGAGCGGTCCCGCCATTGCTGGCATTGCAGCCGGAATCCCCTGCAGCATCTTGTTCCTGATCCTGCTGGGGGTCCTCATCTACCTCTGCTTCTACTGCTGCAGGAAGAGAA GGCGACAGCACGGATATCCAGTGGCCAGAGCGGTTGAGAAG GCGATAACAACCCAAGCAGACATGGTTCCACATAACCTGCTGGCGGGAGGGCTGAAGTCTCCGCCGGATTACAACAGACTACAGAAG ACCCCCTCTGAGAGATCTGTGACCCTCCCCTCCTTCGTCCCGCCGCCGCCCGTCAGAGTCGCCACAACCGTCTGA